One region of Catenuloplanes indicus genomic DNA includes:
- a CDS encoding ABC transporter permease, with product MTAATAALRGGWRPGRGTLVAVLVVVVAGGYLLLRGRATLPHDNDAAAFRMFTDLRDWVDANRDVNPVFLFVVNYLRLGVALLVGSVQALLSGLGWAGLTVTAGALAAVLAGWRIAVLTVAGFLSFGVLGLWAASVDTLALTVSAVLLAVAIGLPLGVLAARSDRVRAVLDPVLDVMQIMPAFAYLAPMTLLFLIGEPASVLATLIYAIPPAIRISALGIRGVSATTVEAATSAGATRRQLLCGVRLPMARRAIVLAVNQTIMMALSMVVITALIDAPGLGQVIIRALERVNVGLAFDAGVAIVVMAIVLDRLTSRAADRADRTTHHPPSGADAARRPPSGAEATGQVPGDAGAGTRWPRLWRRPWPAGVRRRLSWAGAVLAVVVGALVNGGPEFPEAVRWSFAPVVNDVVRWIELTLYPVTDAVKNVLTAGVLNPLQAVLTTSPFWLVLAAVLGLGVVVSGVRAALAGAGALAGIAALGLWQHAMETLATVLLATVLTLLAGVALGVLTAGSDLASRGLRPVLDAAQTMPSFVYLLPAVALFGASRFTAIAASVIYAVPPVARLVERGLRDVPGTVVEAALSAGSTRTQLLWKVRLPVARPALLLAANQGIVMVLAMVVVGGLVGAGALGYDVVAGFAQRSDFGRGFAAGLAIVLLGVLLDRLTQGAGTERKSA from the coding sequence GTGACCGCGGCGACGGCCGCGCTGCGGGGCGGGTGGCGGCCCGGGCGGGGGACGCTGGTGGCCGTGCTGGTCGTCGTGGTGGCCGGCGGATATCTGCTGCTGCGCGGCCGGGCGACGCTGCCGCACGACAACGACGCGGCCGCATTCCGGATGTTCACCGATCTGCGCGACTGGGTGGACGCGAACCGGGACGTCAACCCGGTCTTCCTGTTCGTGGTCAACTACCTGCGGCTGGGCGTGGCGCTGCTGGTCGGCAGCGTGCAGGCGCTGCTCTCCGGGCTCGGCTGGGCCGGGCTGACGGTGACCGCCGGTGCGCTCGCCGCGGTGCTGGCGGGGTGGCGGATCGCGGTGCTGACCGTGGCCGGGTTCCTCTCGTTCGGCGTGCTCGGGCTGTGGGCGGCCAGCGTCGACACGCTGGCGCTGACCGTCTCGGCCGTGCTGCTGGCGGTGGCGATCGGGCTGCCGCTCGGCGTGCTGGCCGCGCGCAGCGACCGGGTCCGGGCCGTGCTCGACCCGGTGCTGGACGTCATGCAGATCATGCCGGCGTTCGCCTATCTGGCGCCGATGACGCTGCTGTTCCTGATCGGCGAGCCGGCGTCCGTGCTGGCCACGCTGATCTACGCGATCCCGCCCGCGATCCGGATCAGCGCGCTCGGCATCCGCGGCGTCTCCGCGACCACGGTCGAGGCGGCCACGTCCGCCGGCGCGACGCGCCGGCAGCTGCTGTGCGGCGTGCGGCTGCCGATGGCCCGGCGAGCGATCGTGCTCGCGGTCAACCAGACGATCATGATGGCGCTCTCCATGGTGGTGATCACCGCGCTGATCGACGCGCCGGGCCTGGGCCAGGTGATCATCCGCGCGCTGGAGCGGGTCAACGTCGGCCTGGCGTTCGACGCGGGCGTCGCGATCGTGGTGATGGCGATCGTGCTGGACCGCCTCACCTCCCGCGCGGCCGACCGCGCCGACCGCACCACCCACCACCCACCGTCCGGCGCGGATGCCGCGCGCCGCCCACCGTCCGGCGCGGAGGCGACCGGCCAGGTGCCCGGTGACGCGGGTGCCGGCACGCGGTGGCCGCGGCTGTGGCGGCGGCCGTGGCCGGCGGGCGTGCGGCGCCGGCTGTCGTGGGCCGGTGCGGTGCTGGCCGTGGTGGTGGGTGCGCTGGTCAACGGTGGGCCGGAGTTTCCCGAGGCGGTGCGGTGGTCGTTCGCGCCGGTGGTGAACGACGTGGTGCGCTGGATCGAGCTGACGCTGTACCCGGTGACCGACGCGGTCAAGAACGTGCTCACCGCCGGTGTGCTGAACCCGCTCCAGGCCGTGCTGACCACGTCGCCGTTCTGGCTCGTCCTGGCAGCCGTCCTCGGGCTCGGCGTCGTGGTCAGCGGCGTGCGCGCCGCGCTGGCCGGTGCCGGCGCGCTGGCCGGGATCGCGGCGCTCGGGCTCTGGCAGCACGCGATGGAGACGCTCGCGACGGTCCTGCTGGCCACCGTGCTGACGCTGCTGGCCGGCGTCGCACTCGGCGTCCTCACCGCGGGATCGGATCTGGCCAGCCGAGGCCTGCGGCCGGTGCTGGACGCGGCGCAGACCATGCCGTCGTTCGTCTACCTGCTGCCCGCGGTCGCGCTGTTCGGCGCGAGCCGGTTCACCGCGATCGCGGCCTCGGTGATCTACGCGGTGCCGCCGGTGGCCCGGCTGGTCGAGCGCGGGCTCCGGGACGTGCCGGGCACCGTGGTCGAGGCCGCGCTGTCGGCCGGCTCCACCCGTACCCAGCTGTTGTGGAAGGTGCGGTTGCCGGTGGCCCGCCCGGCCCTCCTGCTGGCCGCGAACCAGGGGATCGTGATGGTCCTCGCCATGGTGGTGGTCGGCGGCCTGGTCGGCGCCGGCGCGCTCGGATACGACGTGGTCGCGGGCTTCGCACAGCGCTCCGACTTCGGCCGGGGTTTCGCGGCCGGGCTGGCGATCGTGCTGCTCGGCGTGCTCCTCGACCGCCTCACCCAAGGGGCCGGCACAGAGAGGAAATCCGCATGA
- a CDS encoding GMC family oxidoreductase: protein MAGSDDSSDIYDIVIVGGGTAGSVLAGRLSEDPDLRVCLIEGGPSDVGDARILRLRNWINLLESEFDYDYRTVPQPRGNSHIRHARAKVLGGCSSHNTMISLLPPPADFADWVAAGAAGWGYPEMLPYWRRLAIHVEPVAEADRNDLSRAFVESAAIATGVPVHDDLNAAPFADGAGFFPVGYHPATGLRSSASVAYLHPYLDRPNLTIRTSTWAYKIEIHDHNATGVRVRHADGTTGLIRATREYVLAAGAIDTPRLLLLSGVGPAADLRRLGIDVTIDLPGVGEHLLDHPESLILWEASRPVPPNSAMDADAGLFIRRDPAEDRPDLMFHLYQIPFTLHTERLGYDVPAHGFGMTPNVPRPRSAGRLWLRDADPATAPALDFRYFTDPDGHDERTIVDGLRLAREVAATGPLKEWIAREIAPGPALTTDEELSAYGRAVHHTVYHPAGTCRMGAPDDPLAVVGPDLRLRGTGNVRVADASIFPAMTSVNPMVMVLLAGERAADLIRS, encoded by the coding sequence GTGGCCGGTTCCGACGACTCATCCGACATATACGACATCGTCATCGTGGGCGGTGGCACGGCCGGGTCCGTGCTCGCCGGGCGGCTCAGCGAGGACCCGGACCTGCGGGTGTGCCTGATCGAGGGCGGCCCCAGCGACGTCGGCGACGCGCGCATCCTGCGCCTGCGGAACTGGATCAACCTGCTCGAGTCCGAGTTCGACTACGACTACCGCACGGTCCCGCAGCCGCGCGGCAACTCGCACATCCGGCACGCGCGCGCGAAGGTGCTCGGCGGTTGCTCCTCGCACAACACCATGATCAGCCTGCTGCCGCCACCGGCCGACTTCGCCGACTGGGTCGCGGCCGGTGCGGCCGGCTGGGGCTACCCGGAGATGCTGCCCTACTGGCGGCGCCTGGCGATCCACGTGGAGCCGGTCGCCGAGGCCGACCGCAACGACCTCAGCCGCGCGTTCGTCGAGTCGGCCGCGATCGCGACCGGCGTACCGGTGCACGACGACCTCAACGCGGCGCCGTTCGCGGACGGCGCCGGCTTCTTCCCGGTCGGCTACCACCCGGCCACCGGGCTGCGCAGCTCCGCCTCCGTCGCCTACCTGCACCCGTATCTGGACCGTCCCAATCTCACGATCCGCACCTCCACGTGGGCTTACAAGATCGAAATTCACGATCACAACGCCACCGGGGTACGGGTACGCCACGCCGACGGCACGACCGGCCTGATCCGGGCGACGCGTGAGTACGTGCTGGCCGCCGGCGCGATCGACACGCCCCGGCTGCTGCTGCTCTCCGGCGTCGGTCCCGCGGCCGACCTGCGAAGGCTGGGCATCGACGTGACGATCGACCTGCCCGGCGTCGGCGAGCACCTGCTCGACCACCCGGAGTCGCTGATCCTCTGGGAGGCGTCCCGTCCGGTGCCGCCGAACAGCGCGATGGACGCGGACGCGGGCCTGTTCATCCGCCGCGACCCCGCCGAGGACCGGCCCGACCTGATGTTCCACCTCTACCAGATCCCGTTCACGCTGCACACCGAGCGCCTCGGGTACGACGTGCCCGCGCACGGCTTCGGGATGACGCCGAACGTGCCGCGCCCGCGCTCGGCGGGGCGGCTGTGGCTGCGCGACGCGGACCCGGCCACCGCACCCGCGCTGGACTTCCGCTACTTCACCGACCCGGACGGCCATGACGAGCGGACGATCGTGGACGGGCTGCGGCTGGCCCGCGAGGTCGCCGCGACCGGCCCGCTCAAGGAGTGGATCGCCCGGGAGATCGCACCGGGCCCGGCGCTGACCACGGACGAGGAGCTGTCCGCGTACGGCCGGGCCGTGCACCACACCGTCTACCACCCGGCCGGCACCTGCCGGATGGGCGCCCCGGACGACCCGCTCGCGGTGGTCGGCCCGGACCTGCGGCTGCGCGGCACCGGCAACGTACGCGTCGCGGACGCCTCGATCTTCCCGGCCATGACCAGCGTCAACCCGATGGTCATGGTGCTGCTGGCCGGCGAGCGCGCGGCCGACCTGATCCGCTCGTAG
- a CDS encoding MDR family MFS transporter: MSATTAPSAETMSHRQILEALSGLLLALFVSMLSATIVSNALPQIIGSLNGSQTQYTWVVTATLLTSTVTTPIWGKLADLVSKKTLIQVSIVIFLLGSLVSGFAQDTPQLIAARAFMGIGVGGLQALVQVAIAAMIPPRERGRYNGYLGGVMALATVAGPLIGGVIVDTDWLGWRWCFFIGIPFALISLFLLQATLKLPVVKRDDVKIDYLGASLIAAGVSVILIWISFVDDSFAWLSWQTGAMVGGGVLLLAIAVWVESRVKEPIVPLNIVRQRTPALSILASLAVGMAMFGGAVFLGQYFQIGRGYSPTEAGLLTIPMMAGVLISSIVAGRMITKSGNVKPYILTGTVVLVLGFLVLSTIDHETSLYLVGGAMLLVGAGVGLSMQNLILAVQNDVPLKDIGAASATVTFFRSLGGTIGVSVLGAVLARRVNDSITRDLTAAGIPAGGGDSGTSALNLAALPEAVQNIVRAAYGDATGHIFLISAGIGVVGILAAIFLRPTKLRSSLDLGEKLEVPAAAEAVKVNS, translated from the coding sequence ATGAGTGCCACCACCGCACCATCGGCGGAAACGATGAGTCACCGCCAGATCCTGGAAGCGCTCAGCGGGCTGCTGCTGGCGCTCTTCGTGTCGATGCTCAGCGCGACGATCGTCTCGAACGCGCTGCCGCAGATCATCGGCTCGCTGAACGGGTCGCAGACCCAGTACACCTGGGTCGTCACCGCCACGCTGCTGACCTCCACCGTGACCACCCCGATCTGGGGCAAGCTCGCCGACCTGGTCAGCAAGAAGACGCTGATCCAGGTCTCCATCGTGATCTTCCTGCTCGGCTCGCTGGTGAGCGGCTTCGCGCAGGACACGCCGCAGCTGATCGCGGCCCGCGCGTTCATGGGCATCGGCGTCGGCGGCCTCCAGGCGCTGGTCCAGGTGGCGATCGCCGCGATGATCCCGCCGCGGGAGCGCGGCCGGTACAACGGCTACCTCGGTGGCGTGATGGCACTGGCCACGGTGGCCGGCCCGCTGATCGGCGGCGTGATCGTGGACACCGACTGGCTCGGCTGGCGCTGGTGCTTCTTCATCGGCATCCCGTTCGCGCTGATCTCGCTGTTCCTGTTGCAGGCGACGCTGAAGCTGCCGGTGGTCAAGCGGGACGACGTGAAGATCGACTACCTGGGTGCGTCGCTGATCGCGGCCGGGGTGAGCGTCATCCTGATCTGGATCTCGTTCGTCGACGACTCGTTCGCCTGGCTCTCCTGGCAGACCGGTGCGATGGTCGGCGGCGGCGTGCTGCTGCTCGCGATCGCGGTCTGGGTCGAGTCGCGGGTGAAGGAGCCGATCGTCCCGCTGAACATCGTGCGGCAGCGGACCCCGGCGCTCTCCATCCTGGCCAGCCTCGCGGTCGGCATGGCGATGTTCGGCGGCGCGGTCTTCCTCGGCCAGTACTTCCAGATCGGCCGCGGCTACAGCCCGACCGAGGCCGGCCTGCTGACCATCCCGATGATGGCCGGCGTGCTGATCTCCTCGATCGTCGCGGGCCGGATGATCACGAAGAGCGGCAACGTCAAGCCCTACATCCTCACCGGTACGGTCGTGCTGGTCCTCGGTTTCCTGGTGCTCTCCACGATCGACCACGAGACGTCGCTCTACCTGGTCGGTGGCGCGATGCTGCTGGTCGGCGCCGGTGTCGGCCTCTCCATGCAGAACCTGATCCTGGCCGTGCAGAACGACGTGCCGCTGAAGGACATCGGCGCGGCCAGCGCCACGGTCACGTTCTTCCGCTCGCTCGGCGGCACGATCGGCGTCTCGGTGCTCGGCGCGGTGCTGGCCCGCCGGGTCAACGACTCGATCACCCGGGACCTGACCGCGGCCGGCATCCCGGCCGGTGGCGGCGACTCCGGCACCAGCGCGCTGAACCTGGCCGCGCTGCCCGAGGCGGTGCAGAACATCGTGCGTGCCGCGTACGGCGACGCGACCGGTCACATCTTCCTGATCTCGGCCGGGATCGGCGTGGTCGGCATCCTGGCCGCGATCTTCCTCCGGCCCACCAAGCTCCGCTCCAGCCTCGACCTGGGCGAGAAGCTCGAGGTGCCCGCGGCGGCCGAGGCCGTCAAAGTCAACAGCTAG
- a CDS encoding MarR family winged helix-turn-helix transcriptional regulator: METELIHRLQEQQRALRLAKQARRADGVPPGLVGLLAELDRLSGQECHVKELAAHTYLDPSTVSRAVAHLVTLGFVARTPDPEDRRASVLSVTPKGRAAIAEMHDWYGTVAAEALESWTPMELDDFTRMLARFSRDMTTYLSKEEAR, from the coding sequence ATGGAGACCGAACTGATCCACCGGCTACAGGAACAGCAGCGGGCGCTGCGCCTGGCCAAGCAGGCCCGGCGGGCCGACGGCGTACCGCCGGGACTGGTGGGTCTGCTCGCGGAGCTTGATCGGCTCAGCGGCCAGGAGTGCCACGTGAAGGAACTCGCGGCGCACACCTACCTAGACCCGTCCACGGTCAGCCGCGCGGTCGCGCACCTGGTCACGCTCGGGTTCGTCGCGCGCACGCCGGACCCGGAGGACCGGCGTGCCAGCGTGCTCAGCGTGACGCCGAAGGGGCGCGCGGCCATCGCGGAGATGCACGACTGGTACGGCACCGTCGCCGCCGAGGCGCTGGAGAGCTGGACCCCCATGGAACTCGACGACTTCACCCGCATGCTCGCCCGCTTCTCGCGGGACATGACCACGTACCTGTCCAAGGAGGAAGCACGATGA
- a CDS encoding TetR/AcrR family transcriptional regulator produces MDSRAIGLRERKKAATRLALHEAALRLVLRDGLAGVTVEAIADAADVSRRTFSNYFSGKEEALLYGDQVRIGTFLDTIRARPAGETPWTALRETIASLRDTFGSRGPGVAAQLRLLRKQPALVTRQAAIYAEVEQELAAEFTARGAAPGLPARLLAATSMAAVRVATSQWIEEDGATPLTDLVDAALLVVRPAFPD; encoded by the coding sequence ATGGATTCGCGGGCGATCGGACTCCGGGAGCGCAAGAAGGCCGCCACCCGGCTCGCGCTGCACGAGGCCGCACTACGACTGGTGCTCCGCGACGGCCTGGCCGGCGTGACGGTCGAGGCGATCGCGGACGCGGCCGACGTCTCCCGGCGTACGTTCTCGAACTACTTCTCCGGCAAGGAGGAGGCGCTGCTCTACGGCGACCAGGTGCGGATAGGCACGTTCCTGGACACGATCCGGGCCCGGCCGGCCGGGGAGACGCCGTGGACCGCGCTGCGCGAGACCATCGCGTCACTGCGCGACACGTTCGGGTCGCGCGGCCCCGGCGTCGCCGCCCAGCTGCGCCTGCTCCGCAAACAACCCGCGCTGGTCACCCGTCAGGCCGCGATCTACGCCGAGGTGGAGCAGGAACTCGCCGCCGAGTTCACCGCGCGCGGCGCCGCACCCGGCCTCCCGGCCCGCCTGCTCGCCGCGACCAGCATGGCCGCGGTCCGCGTCGCCACCAGCCAGTGGATCGAGGAGGACGGCGCGACCCCGCTGACCGACCTGGTCGACGCGGCACTGCTCGTGGTCCGCCCCGCGTTCCCCGACTAA
- a CDS encoding TetR/AcrR family transcriptional regulator, whose translation MTRAEMQEHNRRKVIAAARAEFLTRGFREAKIDDIAERAELTRGAVYSNFPSKRALYFTVLAQDAASATLPPATDMPATAADALAAFARAWTGRLPLSTDTPRLDAELLPEIVVARSLHEPFAQLTSLAAITLGMTLELLEDARDRMVRTAEVALTTLYGATQLSTAAPLFTDPFAIAASVAHLSRLDLGDGWPPPHLPFTTPAVAADEPWAAPPATDALRGEAVPWQEDGIVAILGLHRLAAVEEALRAAGGRPVTLALVTGDPAELGPLARLCVADLAVCLRAAVPPAGLPGLRVVHDEDGVVAEAARVSAVSDGTEVALRLTAGRVTARATGYGACHAAASLAGPG comes from the coding sequence ATGACCCGGGCGGAGATGCAGGAGCACAACCGCCGCAAAGTGATCGCCGCCGCGCGCGCCGAATTCCTCACCCGCGGCTTCCGCGAGGCCAAGATCGACGACATCGCGGAACGGGCCGAACTGACCCGCGGCGCGGTCTACTCAAACTTCCCCAGCAAGCGTGCGCTCTACTTCACGGTGCTCGCCCAGGACGCGGCCTCGGCCACGCTCCCGCCGGCCACCGACATGCCCGCCACGGCCGCCGACGCGCTCGCCGCCTTCGCCCGCGCCTGGACCGGGCGGCTCCCGCTGAGCACCGACACCCCCCGGCTGGACGCCGAACTGCTGCCGGAGATCGTCGTCGCCAGATCACTGCACGAGCCGTTCGCCCAGCTCACCAGCCTGGCCGCGATCACACTCGGGATGACCCTGGAACTGCTGGAGGACGCCCGCGACCGCATGGTTCGCACCGCGGAGGTCGCGCTCACCACGCTGTACGGCGCCACCCAGCTGAGCACCGCGGCCCCGCTCTTCACCGACCCGTTCGCGATCGCGGCCTCGGTCGCCCACCTCAGCCGGCTCGACCTCGGCGACGGCTGGCCACCGCCGCACCTGCCGTTCACCACACCGGCGGTCGCCGCGGACGAGCCGTGGGCAGCTCCCCCGGCGACCGACGCGCTCCGCGGCGAGGCGGTGCCGTGGCAGGAGGACGGGATCGTGGCGATCCTGGGACTGCACCGACTCGCCGCGGTCGAGGAGGCACTGCGGGCGGCCGGTGGGCGCCCGGTCACGCTGGCGCTGGTCACCGGCGACCCCGCGGAACTCGGGCCGCTGGCCCGGCTCTGCGTCGCCGACCTGGCCGTGTGCCTGCGGGCCGCGGTTCCGCCGGCGGGCCTGCCCGGGTTGCGAGTGGTTCACGACGAGGACGGGGTGGTCGCGGAGGCGGCGCGGGTCTCGGCGGTCAGCGACGGCACGGAGGTCGCGCTCCGCCTGACGGCCGGACGTGTCACGGCACGCGCGACGGGCTACGGGGCGTGCCATGCGGCAGCTTCACTCGCGGGGCCGGGCTGA
- a CDS encoding barstar family protein, with protein sequence MRVVLDGRRVSSEADLHRELARLLDFGPFYSANLDALWDRLSTDVERPVHLLWTESGTSRAAMGPQSFERVERILQETVEQDAAWKLKERFTYELA encoded by the coding sequence GTGCGGGTAGTCCTTGATGGTCGTCGGGTGAGCTCGGAAGCCGATCTGCATCGGGAGCTCGCGAGGCTGCTGGACTTCGGCCCCTTCTACAGTGCGAACCTGGATGCTTTGTGGGATCGGCTGAGTACCGACGTCGAGCGGCCGGTGCATCTTCTGTGGACGGAATCCGGGACCAGCCGGGCCGCGATGGGCCCCCAGTCGTTCGAGCGCGTCGAACGGATCCTTCAGGAGACCGTCGAGCAGGACGCCGCCTGGAAGCTGAAGGAGCGCTTCACGTACGAACTCGCATGA
- a CDS encoding IS701 family transposase — translation MDTIETRFVRPEPRRRVRDFVAGLLAPLPVKNCWTIAEHAGDAGPGGMQDLIGRASWDDALVRADVRDFVAARLGHPDGILVIDETGDLKKGTHTVGVQRQYSGTAGKIENCQLAVHLSYASPFGHTLVDVALYLPRSWTEDPARRLEAGVPDTVGFATKPQLARRLVASAVAGGLPCRWVAGDEAYGSDPNLATALRGLRIGYVLAVACSHRVPTGLGTYRTDQIATGLPRHAWQRISGGSGAKGQRYYDWAFITLPLAADQHAGHHWLLIRRNRTTGELAFYRCWSPERVALRQLVTVAGRRWSIEESFQATKTGLGLDQHQHRRWKAWHRWTTLVIAAHAFLAAAAAVSTASPDGLIDITVNELRRLFHALILDPARRNTDVIAWSIFRRRHQDSAKISHYARQALTEP, via the coding sequence ATGGACACGATCGAGACCCGCTTCGTCCGGCCGGAACCGCGACGCCGGGTCCGCGACTTCGTGGCCGGGCTACTCGCGCCGTTGCCGGTTAAGAACTGCTGGACGATCGCGGAACACGCCGGGGACGCCGGGCCGGGCGGTATGCAGGATTTGATCGGTCGAGCCAGCTGGGACGACGCTCTGGTGCGTGCCGACGTCCGTGATTTCGTCGCGGCCCGGCTCGGGCATCCCGACGGGATCCTGGTGATCGACGAGACCGGGGATCTGAAGAAGGGCACCCACACCGTCGGTGTCCAGCGGCAGTATTCCGGCACCGCGGGGAAGATCGAGAACTGTCAGCTCGCGGTGCACCTGTCCTACGCCTCACCGTTCGGGCACACGTTGGTCGATGTCGCTCTCTACTTGCCGAGGTCCTGGACCGAAGACCCCGCGCGGCGCCTCGAAGCGGGCGTGCCGGACACCGTCGGCTTCGCCACGAAGCCGCAGTTGGCGCGTCGGCTGGTCGCCTCGGCGGTGGCTGGTGGACTGCCCTGCCGGTGGGTTGCCGGCGACGAAGCCTACGGCAGCGACCCGAACCTCGCCACGGCGTTACGCGGCCTGCGGATCGGCTATGTCCTCGCCGTTGCCTGCTCGCACCGGGTCCCCACCGGCCTCGGCACCTACCGCACCGATCAGATCGCCACCGGCCTGCCGAGACACGCTTGGCAGCGGATCTCCGGCGGCTCGGGCGCGAAAGGACAGCGCTACTACGACTGGGCGTTCATCACGCTGCCCCTTGCCGCTGACCAGCACGCAGGTCACCACTGGCTGCTGATCCGCCGCAACCGCACTACCGGTGAGCTGGCCTTCTACCGCTGTTGGAGCCCTGAACGTGTTGCCCTGCGCCAACTTGTCACCGTCGCCGGCCGCCGCTGGAGCATCGAGGAATCGTTCCAGGCCACCAAAACCGGCCTCGGACTCGACCAACACCAGCACCGCCGCTGGAAAGCATGGCACCGCTGGACCACCCTGGTCATCGCCGCCCACGCCTTCCTCGCCGCAGCCGCAGCAGTCAGCACAGCGAGCCCGGACGGGCTGATCGACATCACCGTCAACGAACTCCGCCGACTGTTCCACGCCCTGATCCTCGACCCCGCACGACGCAACACCGACGTCATCGCTTGGTCCATCTTCAGACGCCGCCACCAGGACTCAGCCAAAATCAGCCACTACGCCAGACAAGCACTCACAGAACCGTAA
- a CDS encoding tetratricopeptide repeat protein, whose amino-acid sequence MDVSIKPGAGQDVALLADVLQAEVTARGVVIGQAAVHGLGGIGKTELALHFAREYRDQFRVVWWITADSPEAIALGLVGLTRRLHPAAGLADATEWALGWLQSHDRWLLVLDNVEDVADIAPLLGQVTGRGAVVVTTRRNLGSARWARLGLAPLRLEVLEREASVDLLVRLTGSADREGAGRLAAELGDLPLALEQAAAYVSQHAGMSFDAYLRLLRDSFARVAGHVGEGGAAGQAVAGIWQVTMDAITRRSLLAERVLGVLAWLAPDRLPEDLLTPLADDDLELGEALALLGSYHMVAREGGAVSVHRLVQAVTRENTLARAADGDTHAADQAVALLMDAIPDDPIANVAGWPRWNALLPHIDAVTAHIGPGHDNPDLLYLGDRAATYRQFQGQLAPAISLFEQVLADRRRVLGDEHPNTLSSRHNLAGAYQAAGRVAEAITLFEQVLTDYRRVLGDEHPNTLTSRNDLAGAYRAAGRVAEAITLFEQVLTDYRRVLGDEHPNTLTSRHNLAYAYQAAGRVAEAITLYEQVLTDSRRVLGDDHPDTVSTETQLRAARAQ is encoded by the coding sequence TTGGATGTCTCCATCAAACCCGGGGCGGGACAGGATGTGGCGTTGCTGGCGGATGTACTTCAGGCCGAGGTGACAGCGCGTGGTGTGGTGATCGGGCAGGCGGCGGTGCACGGTCTGGGTGGTATCGGTAAGACCGAGCTGGCGCTGCATTTCGCGCGGGAGTACCGGGATCAGTTCCGGGTGGTGTGGTGGATCACCGCGGACTCGCCGGAGGCTATCGCTCTTGGTTTGGTGGGGTTGACACGCCGGTTGCATCCGGCGGCGGGGCTGGCGGATGCAACCGAGTGGGCGCTGGGCTGGTTGCAGTCACATGATCGGTGGCTGCTGGTCTTGGACAACGTGGAGGACGTCGCCGATATCGCGCCGCTGCTGGGGCAGGTGACCGGTCGTGGTGCGGTGGTGGTCACGACCCGCCGGAATCTCGGTAGTGCGCGGTGGGCGCGGCTGGGTTTGGCGCCGTTGCGGCTGGAGGTACTGGAGCGGGAGGCGAGTGTGGACCTGCTGGTGCGGCTGACCGGTTCCGCCGATCGGGAGGGTGCGGGCCGGCTGGCGGCCGAGCTGGGTGATCTCCCTCTAGCGTTGGAGCAGGCAGCAGCGTACGTCAGCCAGCACGCCGGTATGAGCTTCGACGCCTACCTGCGGCTGCTGCGGGACAGCTTCGCCCGGGTCGCGGGCCATGTGGGTGAGGGCGGTGCGGCGGGCCAGGCGGTCGCCGGGATCTGGCAGGTCACGATGGACGCGATCACCAGGCGGTCGCTGTTGGCGGAGCGGGTACTGGGCGTACTGGCGTGGCTGGCCCCGGACCGGCTCCCCGAGGACCTGCTGACGCCGCTGGCCGACGATGACCTGGAACTCGGGGAAGCGCTGGCGCTGCTGGGCTCCTACCACATGGTCGCCCGTGAGGGCGGGGCGGTGAGTGTGCATCGGCTGGTCCAGGCGGTCACCCGCGAGAACACCTTAGCGCGGGCGGCAGACGGTGATACGCATGCCGCTGACCAAGCGGTCGCGCTTCTGATGGACGCGATTCCGGACGACCCGATTGCTAACGTCGCGGGCTGGCCCCGCTGGAACGCGCTGTTGCCGCATATCGACGCGGTCACCGCGCACATCGGTCCCGGCCACGACAACCCCGACTTGCTCTACCTCGGTGATCGTGCGGCCACCTATCGCCAGTTCCAGGGCCAGCTCGCACCGGCGATCAGCCTGTTTGAGCAGGTCCTCGCCGACCGGCGACGGGTGCTCGGCGACGAGCACCCCAACACCCTGAGCTCCCGCCACAACCTCGCCGGCGCCTACCAGGCGGCGGGGCGGGTGGCCGAGGCCATCACCCTGTTCGAGCAGGTCCTCACCGACTACCGGCGGGTGCTCGGCGACGAGCACCCCAACACCCTGACCTCCCGCAACGATCTCGCCGGCGCCTACCGAGCGGCGGGGCGGGTGGCCGAGGCCATCACCCTGTTCGAGCAGGTCCTCACCGACTACCGGCGGGTGCTCGGCGACGAGCACCCCAACACCCTGACCTCCCGCCACAACCTCGCCTACGCCTACCAGGCGGCGGGGCGGGTGGCCGAGGCCATCACCCTGTACGAGCAGGTCCTCACCGACTCCCGGCGGGTGCTCGGCGACGACCACCCCGACACCGTATCCACCGAAACGCAACTTCGCGCCGCTCGTGCCCAGTAG